The region taaataaatgcaaacagttGGAAAATGAGCTCTACTTAACCACAAGAATCACAGCATACGTTGAAATGAAATTTACCTTCTCTTCCAACAAAGTGCTGATTGACAGAGAGGAAGATGTGGATTGTCCAGCGGCAGTcgccagagcagcaggaggtgtAACAGTCATCatctgctggtgctgctgaatCTGCTGACGGAGCCTTTTTGTGTAGCCAGTTCCATTTTTGAAGTTGGTTACAGCCTGGAGGCAGAAAAGAATTTGCGAAAAGGTAATATGAAACTTCAGTAGATACATGAACAAAGGCCTCCACAGAGTAAAAGTACTTGTGTATTTCTGTACAGATGTATCAACGCATCACTTTAAACACTGATGTTAATGATTGGTAACTCAGAGTGTCTGTACTCCAAGTACTTCAGTGTTAACACGAAATTTGAAAGTGAGCAATCATGTTAAACAAAAGTGTCATCTGAATTTACCAGGTTGCCTCTAAAGAGTTGTCAGCTTCTGTAACAACAgataatgcatttgaaaagtaaatgtaGCCTTATTCAATTTAGCCTTGCTTAAggctaaataaataataataaaaatatttattaattaaaaatgttaaaataaaaataaaatatacattcacGTCCAACAAAGTGCTGATTGACAGAGAGGAAGATGTGGATTGTTCGGTGGCAGtcaccagagcagcaggaggtgtAACAGTCATcatcatttctttatttattaatatttaatttttattaattaatattttcttccctttcagctTCTTACAAAGAGACTTTTCTTACAAACAGTTTACGTAAAAGTCATCGTGTTACCTTGCGGAGGGACTTGTTGGCAATTAAAGCGTCAGGAGAAACATCTGTCTGATGACACGTTGGGCATGTGTGTTCCTCCGATTCCAGTAATGCTGTTCTAATACCTGTGAATAATTAGAATGATCAAAGTAGTTTTTAGCCAAACTAAGGAAATTTGGGGGGTTCTAATCAATTATAAAAAGACGTATGTCATGAATGGG is a window of Balearica regulorum gibbericeps isolate bBalReg1 chromosome 8, bBalReg1.pri, whole genome shotgun sequence DNA encoding:
- the LOC142602836 gene encoding E3 ubiquitin-protein ligase RBBP6-like codes for the protein IRTALLESEEHTCPTCHQTDVSPDALIANKSLRKAVTNFKNGTGYTKRLRQQIQQHQQMMTVTPPAALATAAGQSTSSSLSISTLLEEKVPAQRQPALPSLVGPQGQSIPSTGHPMTASAVRSAGGRPGWERSKSPCSNSSVLLYPQRGKEKRHNKRKRQREIPP